From a single Terriglobales bacterium genomic region:
- a CDS encoding P1 family peptidase has translation MIRKTSYVGLLLLLAATALGQAKPRARDLGVPFDGTPGPLNAITDVVGVEVGHTTLIAGEGKLQVGVGPVRTGVTAVLPRGKASSDPVFAAWFSLNGNGEMTGTTWLEESGFLEGPVMITNTHSVGVVRDAVVAWRVKRGRPADSEYWWSLPVVAETWDGYLNDVNGFHVKPEHVFEALDSARAGGVPEGNVGGGTGMVCHEFKGGIGTASRKLDAKAGGYTVGVLVQCNYGLRDQLRIAGVPVGREIRDHMVYSQENGSIIVVVATDAPLLPHQLKRLARRVSLGLGRNGSVSGNGSGDIFLAFSTANPGAAQTTGLRSLSMVPNDQMGGLFEATVQATEEAVVNALVAAQTMTGADNHTAIALPHDRLREVLKKYNRLEK, from the coding sequence ATGATCCGCAAGACCTCTTACGTTGGACTGTTGTTGTTGCTCGCCGCCACCGCTCTGGGCCAGGCCAAGCCCCGGGCCCGCGACTTAGGCGTCCCCTTCGACGGCACGCCGGGACCGCTCAACGCCATCACCGACGTGGTCGGGGTCGAGGTCGGCCACACCACACTCATTGCAGGAGAAGGGAAGCTTCAGGTGGGCGTCGGCCCGGTGCGCACTGGGGTGACCGCCGTCCTGCCCCGCGGCAAGGCCTCCAGCGACCCGGTCTTCGCCGCCTGGTTCTCCTTGAACGGCAACGGGGAGATGACCGGCACCACTTGGCTGGAGGAGTCGGGCTTCCTCGAAGGTCCGGTGATGATCACCAACACCCACAGCGTGGGGGTGGTGCGCGACGCCGTGGTCGCCTGGCGCGTGAAACGCGGCCGGCCGGCAGACTCCGAGTACTGGTGGTCGCTCCCAGTGGTGGCCGAGACCTGGGACGGCTACCTCAATGACGTCAATGGCTTCCACGTGAAACCTGAACATGTTTTTGAGGCTTTGGACAGCGCCCGCGCCGGCGGCGTTCCCGAGGGCAACGTGGGCGGCGGAACCGGCATGGTGTGCCACGAGTTCAAGGGCGGGATCGGGACCGCCTCGCGCAAGCTCGATGCCAAGGCCGGTGGCTACACCGTGGGCGTCCTGGTGCAGTGCAATTACGGACTGCGGGACCAGTTGCGGATCGCCGGCGTCCCCGTCGGCCGCGAGATCCGCGACCACATGGTCTACAGCCAGGAGAACGGCTCCATCATCGTGGTGGTCGCGACCGACGCTCCGCTGCTGCCGCATCAGCTCAAGCGCCTGGCGCGCCGGGTCTCGCTCGGGCTGGGCCGCAACGGCAGCGTTTCCGGCAATGGCTCCGGCGACATCTTCCTCGCCTTCTCCACCGCCAACCCGGGCGCGGCGCAGACCACCGGTCTGCGCTCGCTCTCCATGGTTCCCAACGACCAGATGGGCGGGCTCTTTGAAGCCACCGTCCAGGCAACGGAAGAGGCGGTGGTCAACGCGCTGGTGGCGGCCCAGACCATGACCGGGGCGGACAACCACACCGCCATCGCTCTGCCCCACGATCGCCTGCGCGAGGTGCTGAAGAAGTACAACCGCTTGGAGAAGTAA
- a CDS encoding type II and III secretion system protein → MKRALPILMLLLASAALAQTAEPAPASPGCAKPESGCTAQEPKQARQSFERGVTLAQAGRSREALDAFDTATQLAPKNLEYLTAREAFRQQVVLGHLQRGNNFLVAGKSVEAMAEFRGAAEVDPANAYAGDRLREAVIEPDADISPTLRVVWESTEIELAPAAGRKNFHYRGDTRGLIQEITRAFGVKAVFDDSMPSRPVRFDLEDADFVTAMRIAAQMSKSFWTPLSSTEMLVAADNAENRRQFERMSLRTFYLEEAASAKEFTELTGLLRTLFDVRFVTVQPEARSLQIRAPKPVLDAVTQFLDGLAAGRPQVEMNVEVLEVARTARHNIGTQLPLQFRLLHLPSEVLALASNPSIQDLINQLIQSGGINQANAQAVAALLAQLQASPNSLLGQPIATFGGGRTLFGVVIPPASAQLEFNDSRVSILENAALRAAEGDAATLKIGTRFPILNATFAPLLNSPALSKVIENNSFRPAFPSFQYQDLGLVLKATPHVHNGGSDISLQLELDVSALGSQSLNGIPLLSHRQYTGSLTLKEGETAVVAGAVSRSEQRILAGLPGLGQVPVLGKLTAHQDSEHTVDELIIVITPRLVRRAEQNLAGREFWMPPTR, encoded by the coding sequence ATGAAGCGAGCGCTGCCCATTCTGATGCTTCTGCTGGCCAGCGCGGCGCTGGCGCAGACAGCGGAGCCTGCTCCGGCCTCGCCTGGATGCGCGAAGCCGGAATCCGGCTGCACGGCGCAGGAGCCCAAGCAAGCGCGGCAGTCGTTCGAGCGCGGCGTGACGCTGGCCCAGGCGGGACGATCGCGGGAGGCGCTGGATGCCTTCGACACCGCAACGCAGCTCGCTCCCAAGAACCTCGAATACCTGACGGCGCGCGAGGCGTTCCGTCAGCAGGTGGTGCTGGGGCACCTGCAACGCGGCAACAACTTCCTGGTGGCCGGCAAATCGGTGGAAGCAATGGCCGAGTTCCGCGGCGCTGCGGAAGTGGATCCCGCGAACGCCTACGCAGGCGACCGCCTGCGGGAGGCAGTGATCGAGCCGGATGCCGATATCTCGCCCACGCTGCGGGTGGTATGGGAGTCAACCGAGATCGAACTGGCGCCGGCCGCCGGGCGCAAGAACTTCCACTATCGCGGCGACACCCGCGGGCTGATCCAGGAGATCACGCGCGCCTTCGGGGTCAAGGCGGTGTTCGACGACTCGATGCCCTCGCGTCCGGTGCGCTTCGACCTGGAAGACGCCGACTTTGTGACCGCCATGCGCATCGCCGCGCAGATGAGCAAGAGCTTTTGGACGCCGCTCTCTTCGACCGAGATGCTGGTGGCCGCGGACAACGCGGAGAACCGCCGCCAGTTCGAGCGCATGTCGCTGCGGACATTCTATCTGGAAGAAGCCGCCTCGGCCAAGGAGTTCACGGAACTGACGGGCCTGCTGCGCACGCTCTTCGATGTGCGCTTCGTGACGGTGCAGCCGGAGGCCCGCTCACTGCAGATCCGCGCGCCCAAGCCGGTGCTGGACGCGGTGACACAATTCCTCGACGGCCTGGCCGCCGGCCGCCCGCAGGTGGAAATGAACGTTGAGGTGCTGGAGGTGGCGCGCACCGCGCGCCACAACATCGGCACCCAGTTGCCGCTGCAGTTCCGGCTGCTCCACCTGCCCTCCGAGGTTCTGGCGCTGGCCTCCAACCCCAGCATCCAGGACCTGATCAACCAGCTCATTCAGTCGGGCGGCATCAACCAGGCAAACGCGCAGGCGGTGGCAGCGCTGCTGGCGCAACTGCAGGCCTCACCCAACTCGCTGCTAGGCCAGCCCATCGCCACTTTCGGCGGTGGCAGGACGCTGTTCGGAGTGGTCATCCCGCCGGCGTCCGCCCAGTTGGAGTTTAACGATTCGCGCGTGAGCATCCTGGAGAACGCCGCCCTGCGGGCCGCGGAGGGCGATGCGGCCACTCTGAAGATTGGGACACGCTTCCCCATCCTGAACGCGACCTTCGCGCCCCTCCTGAACTCGCCTGCGCTTTCGAAGGTGATCGAGAACAACTCTTTCCGCCCGGCCTTCCCCTCCTTCCAGTATCAGGATCTGGGGCTGGTACTGAAGGCGACGCCGCACGTGCACAACGGCGGCTCGGACATCAGCCTGCAGCTCGAGTTGGATGTCAGCGCGCTGGGTTCCCAGAGCCTCAACGGCATCCCGCTGCTCAGCCACCGTCAGTACACGGGATCCCTCACACTGAAGGAGGGCGAGACGGCGGTGGTGGCGGGCGCGGTCTCGCGCTCCGAGCAGCGCATCCTCGCCGGCCTCCCCGGGCTGGGGCAAGTGCCGGTGCTGGGGAAGCTGACCGCCCACCAAGACAGCGAGCACACCGTGGACGAGCTGATCATCGTCATCACACCGCGCCTGGTGCGCCGCGCGGAGCAGAACCTGGCGGGCCGGGAATTCTGGATGCCGCCCACGCGCTAG